GTATCAGGCCGGATCAAGTCGGCGTGTGTGAGAGCACATATATGCAGCGCCGCCTCTATGAAGCGCTCGATGAACTCCACGGAGCGAGTACCGTATTCCCCTGATTCTCTCCTGCGAAAAGCGCCAATGATGATCGAGCTTTGCTAGGCCGCCTCCGCAGGCATTATGAAGAAACATCGGCTGAAGACCATACTTCCCCGTCCAAACCCCCTCGCGGTTCCTCCTCCTTCGTTCGCTGCGATAAAGAGAGCACGAGGCCCGTGACATGTTCCGCTTCGACTAGGAGTTGCTCCCCTGCTCCTCTACGGCTGGTCGGCTGCAATGCTGCCGCCATGTAGGATGCTCTGTTCATAGGAAACGGTGAAGCTCGTGAAGGCGCCAACCTGGGAGCTCGCGCAGCCGATGGAGTGGTAAACGGCGAAGCTCACAACATAATTAGCATCAGGGTGGCCCATGGCTAGACCCAGCAAAAGTCGCAGCGTCAAATCATCTACTCCCAGTGCCTCCTAGCAGTAGTTAGAGAACCCTGTATGGCCGAGCGCTTTCGGAAGCGAGGGAAAAAGGTAGCACGGGCCAAATAAGGGCCGAAGTGATGCGATCGGCTATGcgaactaattgattttgccctCGATTCTGCTACCTGAAGCTTACTGAAGCTGATCGATTTTCTCACTGCCCAGTGCTACGTATGATCATACGCCAGATGAGCTGATCGATTTAGTTGGGTGCCTTGGAAGCTGAAAAACACAGTAATACAGAAAAAGCTTTCTCTTACGGTTTTGTTAGGATGCACAATGTGATACTACTTCTATACTATATTATGCCTTGCTACTTTCTCACTACAGGAACTCATGAAGAAAGCCCTACCACGAAGACAAGTAAAAAGATATTTAGGCCTCCTTTGATTTGTGGCATATAAAAAAAATATAGAAATAGAAAAAACATAGAATTGAGATGTCTAACCTACTTAAATCCTATGAAAAAGTGAAGTGTGTTTTATTGTAGCAAACGAAATATTCATACGGTATGACTTGATCTCATAACATTTGCACTACAAGGTTTCTACAGGATTATTTCCTATAAAATATGTTTCTATGAGTCAAATAAATTGTGTAGAATTTTTTTCTATGGGATCCAAATTCTACACAAATTCAATGAGTCATCGGAGCCAACCTGTAGCAACACACTGGAAGTCATTAGTTGAAGATTTCAGGAAACAAAAATTAAATAATAatcacccgtagcaacgcacgggcttttGTGCTAGTATATCTTAGGCCAACAAAAGGCCATGCATATACACGTTAACACGAACGTACTTAACACCGATCGAGAGGTCCGAGACATCACCGATCGATCGATGTTAATCTAACGCGAGGCAACACATCTAACTAGCTGGACGTGTTTCAGTAATGGCCGCCACGCATGATTGACTTGGATCCGTGACTGTGGTCCGACTGTGCCGTTGGGTTTTTCTCTTTTATCCGACCCTTTGCAAAAGTGCTCCCATGCAAGGTACCCATGAATAAGCTGGCACGGTGACATGTACTTGACTAGGCAGGAACGTGGTTTTCCTTTCTGGTTGATAGTTCAGTTTTGCACCAATTAATGCATGTGCTTGGACctaccactggtggaaaaaagggctttggtcgcggttggcaactgccattagtcgcggtggcgcaaccgcgaccaaagctgcgcgactaaaggcccccccctttagtcgcggttccttacgaaccgcgactaaaggcccgtccacgtgggccgcaggcgagcgccagggcggaggacctttagtcgcggttcttctggccagccgcgactaaaggcctccgcagggtttagggttttagcccccctccccctaaatctggtttctttttaatttgtattattttatttcttttgggttttaattctgaaggagtttcacatatttaggccaaccgcgactaaaggcctccgcagggtttagggttttagcccccctccccctaaatctggtttctttttaatttgtattattttatttcttttgggttttaattttgaaggagtttcacatattctacggtactgtatacatacatgcatatgaatgtacaatttcaaacaaatttgaaattagaaccaaaaagaattcaagaggaatatacaatatatattcaatatcggatcaccatatacaatatatattcaatatcggatgaccatatacaattttgaacaagttagttacaaattctggtgcatataaagttctacgtcatcgtaatagtgttctcctctaggatcgatgacttccctcgccaaccatccagctagttcctcttgaagtggtcggaagcgagcttctggactaagcgtcttccggaggttattcctcaggatgttgttctcacacgtctggtcccgctcattgcagtatctccggatcctctcacaaacatagtatccacatagattggtccccggtggctgagtatccccagtcgtccgcactgccattttaaaagatagctcttttttgaattcaccgaccttggtatctacgaaccgtctccaaaccctacgaggcaaagaaaattaaataaacaagagagttattaattagttacttgatattaggaaatgatgaacgaaataggccgatcgatatagagcgcaaatgaatgaaaataattacttttgcaacatttttctcatgtcgccccaaagcgccggatccatattcagagagtcgtggacgagaactgaggaggtctgaactttaattaccataagaatccagtggaacctgcggacacgatacatgcacagtcatgcataactcatcgattagccacataccatgcatggagtaaacaaaagagaatgtgctcaagacagaaacactcacccaaaatggtaaggaaatagaatatcacttttctgttgctgttttctaataaaccgccacaggtcatcctccacgtcggcggggtggtgttctaacacatgtgaattaacgatgtgtgggtcaatgaacccaacatcatggatgttccttattcgcatttcccgcttcttcattctgcataatagcgtacacaacaagatagttaggacagtgcaggcaatgaacgagatggggtagaaattaataaatcacttacagaacgtagcaactgatgatagatttgtcgaggtcgcgcagattgaacagctggaacaattcactcagaggaatttgtacccagtaatgtttgaagtgatgctcatatctaacttccgcatagatatagtctttggcgtttttatgttttatgtaacccttgtaccaatttagcagacctagcatttgtcgaggtagatccccttcctgcgcaggctcgacgagagggccattcttcacatatgtaaatactacgtccttcattggcgcctcatcaaggcctagcagtgcacgaagagtgatacctaactcggccgcttgttctctggcactcgttacagtcaatccatgtgctgccgcagctgctacgatatcggggcatccggatcggcggcttgcactatgagcggggcgatcgattgtttactttgttccccgagctgggcaacttctttccccctttctaattttgactcggcctcgtccttcacggctttcttctccgccaactctttcctgttcttgaacgcgagtgcttgcctacgaagttcacgtaaatagtcgtcaggcagattcttcgcggcttgggacggtgtgttcaaaaatgacttagcccactgcttttccttgtcagaatatcctggcttgggctcgccctctattttcctcttgacgctcgccttccatttctctaaatcagcagccgcgcccgcctcgacttcctcggctctACTTTACCAATGGATCGTGGGGAGAGGGTTcgatgatacctccggtacctttgttttcttaggtacgtaagggtccgggttaataacccaggactgcttcgcttcttcgccggaggtggattggggcggtaccggtgtcgatcacccgccggacgaggactggggcggcggcgtgggctgacgtgaatgaggtgtattaggtgaagcaccaccgccaccgtcaccgccaccgccaccgtcaccgccaccgccaccgccaccgtcaccgccaccgccaccaccaccaccgtacgggggtggacttgttggcgcctcgcggaaacttgataaatttcttctgccatagaatgagcggcgcttgacatctccaagtcttttcaccccttcaggtgtagcaatgtcaatgtccaggttctcaaacccttggactatctcctccaccgtcacacgagcatagccatcttgaatggggttgttgtggtggagtgctccaggtggtaaagcactgccgatggctaccttcatggacatgttcccgataggataatacagatgacatgctttcatctcctttatatcgtccacggggtagcgaggaggctccggtgcagtaatttcgaccaccagaggctccggtgcagtaatttctatcgtcggtgcaccagccggtgaggcctccgtggaagccacgctgcttcttctctgctggcttccgagatccattggatgatcttcagcatctgcgcccgagctgcatctctttcggcgactagtacactcacggttttcttcatcacatccatttccgttaccaacttcgccacaacatctgcatcccgatccatctttctcttacggcttctgtaaccgtacgggtcatcgttccgggggaaccctattttccacggaatgggccccatgcctcgtatacgtcctccgagtGCTGGatacccgagggcttttgtcgggcgtcgttcGCTCTGTTGAAACAGATCCTCCCCTCATGAGCCTCCCTCAGTGGCTCAATAAGctgttgggtgggtgtaattattttgccctgataaccaCACTCCCCGGTCTCCGGGTTCAACGATCCCCCATGcctgtaccaccagcttttggcccttgggtcccatccctccgtacctggacggattcctcgcgccctcagctcgttctccatcttctcccacttaggctgccaaaagcgataccctcctggccccattttatgattgtactccttcttggccgcattttccttattttttttcgatagttcaaggaactgctccgatttcttttgcttcacaaattctggccaatcatgttgcagtttctcatattgtcctttgaaatccggagtcttgccctggttgacaaagtcatgggctagattttgcttgtatttccggaatgcgttggccatcctagaaagagcgaactgtttgactagcttgcgcctcttcttgttttccgcaatcttgttaccctcctcatcgtatttgcggtattcggaggtagaacgaaatgttccataagcttgttgaagcaatcttttttttctctcttatcgacaaaagtgaaaccaacacgtgccttctttggctcattccactcctggcgggtgatcgagacgttgtctctaacaacggctccgcattggctgacaaacttggtggcgttcttgctgggctccagcggcctgccggtttcttcgtcgacaacatcgatggtgcatgtttctcctgctttcatcgtcttggttgcgccacgctttgacgacgtactcgattttttcgacgatccggccgagggctaaaataagaaagagagtcgcgcgcgttagtacacacacatttattcaaatcagttagttgtatcaccagacgctcaatatgtatatatatatatatacctcggcgccggaggtggttgctacttccaattgaagatcgtcgtttatcgacgtttcttcggcatcatctgcttgctgacggcgcccttcatcttcacactcaaggttcagataagaagagatatcatcttcttcttctccggtcggcacatatggaatatcgccttttatgatgccgaacatatggtcttcagcgtccggatcatagttgtccagaatcgggtcagctctatcgtccgccatatgtcagtcctgaaaacatgtagtcaaaacaaattaattaagtgaagaaggggtggtggcggtggcaaaagggcggtggcaaaaaggagggggccggcgagctggaaggggttgggagagggtgtcgcggaagagcgcgagacggggcggtagacgacggcgtcacggagagggaggcgtatgcggagggggcgacgaggggctcgctcccccctcagtatacgcgcgcggtggcggtggtgaaagggcggtggcgaaagggcggtggcggtgccgaggacacataaccctcgcgcggtggttaagttatgtgtcctcggcgccctagtgcgtgtgtgtggcacgccgtcctaatgcgtgtgtgtggcgcgcgcccccggccggccttcgggcctccgtctcccccctagatctagtacgttttattaagtcaagattttaagtcaaaattattaagtcaaaaaaagtcaaaattttaagtctcaaattacaagtcttcttttagttttttaagtctcaaaattttaactctcaattatttagttaattttaagtctcaaattttaagtctaaaattttaagtctcaaatttttaagtctcaaattttatgtcttcttgtagttttttaagtctcaaattataagtctcaatttttagttaattttaatttcgaaattaacaaaaactaaaactaaaaacaaaagaaaaaaattgGCCGGGCCGGCCGGTATGCGCCGCGCGCGCGGCGCCCTATCGTGGCCGGCGCGCCTCTCTCGGCCGGCGGCGCGCCTCTCTCTGGCGGTGGCGCGCGCGGGGCCCGCGCCTCTCtctcggcggcggcgcgcgccggggtacgtgcgcggcggcggctgcggcgacacgggcgcggcgcgggcgggcggcggcgggcggttTGGATCCTTACGGGGGCTACGGCGAGCTGGTGGCGGCGGTCGATggcgcgcggtggcggcggtcgatggtgcgcggcgggtggcggcggtcGATGGCGCGCGGCGGCGTCTCGCGTCGAGGAGGCGTCGGCGGCGTCGTCGAGGCGCGCGGCGAAGATCGTCTCGATACACGaacgggcggaggaagaagaggagcagCGCGGCCGTTCGGCCGCGCGATATTTATAGCggatgacctttagtcgcggttggggtcaccaaccgcgactaaaaactaccctttagtcgcggttggtgaccccaaccgcgactaaagccttttttCGCCCCATTTGAGGTTCCCGCggaaaatgacctttagtcgcggttggcctggccaaccgcgactaaaggctttttcgaaaattatttcatttcagaaatgtttagaatacatataatatatcaaaaaattcataaaaataaaactaattcaattcaaaattttaaaaatacatataatatatcaaaaaattcataaaaataaaact
This region of Lolium perenne isolate Kyuss_39 chromosome 2, Kyuss_2.0, whole genome shotgun sequence genomic DNA includes:
- the LOC139835150 gene encoding uncharacterized protein, whose translation is MKDVVFTYVKNGPLVEPAQEGDLPRQMLGLLNWYKGYIKHKNAKDYIYAEVRYEHHFKHYWVQIPLSELFQLFNLRDLDKSIISCYVLMKKREMRIRNIHDVGFIDPHIVNSHVLEHHPADVEDDLWRFIRKQQQKSDILFPYHFGFHWILMVIKVQTSSVLVHDSLNMDPALWGDMRKMLQKVWRRFVDTKVGEFKKELSFKMAVRTTGDTQPPGTNLCGYYVCERIRRYCNERDQTCENNILRNNLRKTLSPEARFRPLQEELAGWLAREVIDPRGEHYYDDVELYMHQNL